From Flavobacterium sp. 102, a single genomic window includes:
- a CDS encoding DUF488 domain-containing protein: protein MELQLKDFPKKIPLDSIAVKSIYESKDSDGTYRIFIDRTLPREIKKSEITIDEWNKQVAPSPRLTKCLKEKITDFDLFSKLYVLELLANEKELDRIRKIAKHKKITLLCKSQNPSRNHALILNRVLLQSL from the coding sequence ATGGAATTACAACTAAAGGATTTTCCTAAAAAAATACCCCTAGACAGTATTGCTGTAAAAAGTATATACGAAAGCAAAGATTCCGATGGCACCTACAGAATATTCATTGACCGTACACTGCCAAGGGAAATAAAAAAATCTGAAATCACAATAGATGAATGGAATAAACAAGTTGCTCCATCTCCGCGACTTACAAAATGTCTCAAAGAAAAAATTACAGATTTTGACCTTTTTTCCAAGCTATATGTTCTTGAACTATTAGCAAATGAGAAGGAACTTGACCGAATAAGGAAAATAGCAAAACATAAAAAAATCACTCTACTATGCAAGTCGCAAAATCCATCTCGTAATCATGCATTAATTTTAAATAGAGTTTTATTACAATCACTTTAA
- a CDS encoding universal stress protein gives MKLNCNNICVPMDFSPSARNALRMAFRIADFNKANLYLVHITKPRYKTQFFNVRRKITAMIDRTAKSVLLEMDPNDLNKINNNKLPFTIIVQMGAVGSGIQEIVMLNKIDLVILGTSGKNNIFGTTHFSSSLEIIKHITCSFLTIPVVFNKQKIESVLYPFANNTKITDYLSFINPLIKIDDLWIHFLTVKDYSQIVELTNVSYQLDYAIDNLKLKITGIYGNVQDGLSISDKIKYLAVVLKVDVIVMSYSFVQLFNIMDHTIQNDKMSDNSSFPILCLNY, from the coding sequence ATGAAACTCAATTGTAATAATATTTGTGTCCCAATGGATTTCTCTCCTTCAGCACGAAATGCCCTAAGAATGGCGTTCCGGATTGCTGATTTCAATAAAGCCAATTTGTATCTTGTACATATAACAAAACCCAGATACAAAACCCAGTTTTTTAATGTTCGTCGCAAGATAACAGCAATGATAGACCGAACTGCAAAAAGTGTTTTATTAGAAATGGATCCAAATGACCTAAACAAAATAAATAATAACAAACTCCCTTTTACTATAATAGTTCAAATGGGCGCAGTCGGTAGTGGTATCCAAGAAATTGTAATGTTGAACAAAATAGATTTAGTCATTTTAGGCACATCTGGTAAGAACAATATCTTTGGGACGACACACTTTTCCTCATCATTGGAAATAATTAAGCATATAACCTGCTCATTTTTGACAATCCCGGTCGTTTTTAATAAACAAAAAATAGAATCAGTATTGTATCCCTTTGCCAACAATACAAAAATAACAGACTACTTATCTTTTATAAATCCCTTAATAAAAATCGATGACTTATGGATTCATTTTCTTACTGTAAAGGATTATTCCCAGATTGTAGAATTAACCAATGTTTCTTATCAGCTAGATTATGCTATCGACAATTTAAAACTCAAGATTACCGGCATTTATGGTAATGTTCAAGATGGCCTGTCTATTTCTGATAAAATAAAATATCTTGCTGTTGTTTTAAAAGTAGATGTCATAGTAATGTCTTATTCCTTCGTACAATTATTCAATATAATGGATCATACAATACAAAATGATAAAATGAGTGACAATTCATCTTTCCCAATCTTGTGTTTAAATTATTAA
- a CDS encoding Crp/Fnr family transcriptional regulator: protein MSFNLYNYRFKSNELFENITSEEGGKLESIKTLRQCNKGEVLYAQGSLTSFVYRLKRGKIKIEQLNTDGRIRIIYIYTKGDFFGFRTLFSNEKNPVSAIFLEDGEVEIYEGKKYLRIIKESVTLSGILIQILSYEFNVWVNFISSLSHKTARAKVALVLLILSEKYKNDNPPAITMTKLDIARYSDTTEETVVRVIGFFVKQRLLTNNGRSIRIINNKLLEMIAEGS from the coding sequence ATGAGTTTCAATCTTTACAATTATCGTTTCAAGAGTAATGAACTATTTGAAAATATTACAAGTGAGGAAGGCGGAAAGCTCGAATCCATCAAAACTTTAAGGCAATGTAATAAAGGAGAAGTTCTTTATGCTCAAGGAAGTCTAACATCGTTTGTTTACAGGCTCAAAAGGGGTAAAATTAAAATTGAACAACTAAACACTGATGGAAGAATTCGCATTATATACATATATACGAAAGGAGATTTTTTTGGATTTAGGACACTATTCAGCAATGAAAAAAATCCAGTTAGTGCAATTTTTTTGGAAGATGGTGAAGTTGAAATCTATGAAGGAAAAAAATATCTCCGTATCATCAAAGAGTCAGTAACATTGTCTGGTATTCTTATTCAGATACTTAGTTATGAATTCAATGTATGGGTTAATTTTATCTCATCATTATCACATAAAACTGCTAGAGCAAAAGTAGCATTGGTGCTACTTATTCTGAGCGAAAAGTATAAAAACGATAACCCACCAGCTATAACTATGACCAAATTGGACATAGCCCGTTATAGTGACACTACCGAAGAAACAGTAGTCAGGGTTATCGGATTTTTTGTGAAACAGCGATTATTAACTAATAATGGCAGGAGCATTCGGATTATCAATAACAAATTATTAGAAATGATCGCCGAAGGATCTTAA
- a CDS encoding T9SS type A sorting domain-containing protein: protein MKKTVLIITTFLSVTTISAQVTETFESQTDNALSFASDTKTFNLGGVFHIEHLQDYGLGPSNYYIDNSNSCGTPGVTGIISTSDGNNVRLNSLWMFVSADCIYAGSGNILVSWYRNNNLVSFMSYSITSVITVNNGYVKLDFDADGQAAIEADEWRFQVPASLNYMAIDDFKWTDPALQTSFSSFESSVIYYPNPVAETLNIDVAQEYESVTAKVMNTLGQVLYEEKILSTKNIKLKINGQTGLYLIELKNNLGEKTVLKVFKS, encoded by the coding sequence ATGAAAAAAACAGTACTAATTATTACAACCTTTTTATCCGTTACAACTATCAGCGCTCAGGTAACAGAAACTTTCGAGTCACAAACAGACAATGCACTTTCGTTTGCTAGTGATACGAAAACATTCAATCTAGGCGGTGTATTTCATATCGAACATTTGCAGGACTATGGATTAGGCCCTTCAAATTATTATATTGACAATTCAAACTCGTGTGGTACTCCTGGAGTTACTGGCATTATATCTACCAGCGATGGAAATAATGTCCGGTTGAATAGTCTTTGGATGTTTGTTTCTGCTGATTGCATTTACGCAGGTTCAGGAAATATTCTGGTTTCATGGTACCGAAATAATAATCTGGTTTCTTTCATGAGCTATTCTATCACTTCAGTAATTACTGTGAATAATGGATATGTTAAGCTTGATTTTGATGCTGATGGACAAGCCGCTATTGAAGCAGATGAATGGCGCTTTCAGGTACCTGCTTCACTTAATTACATGGCGATAGATGATTTTAAATGGACAGACCCAGCATTACAAACATCCTTTAGCAGTTTTGAGTCATCAGTAATTTATTACCCAAATCCGGTAGCAGAAACCCTCAACATAGATGTTGCTCAGGAATATGAAAGTGTTACCGCTAAAGTGATGAATACATTGGGCCAAGTCTTATATGAAGAAAAGATATTGTCTACAAAAAATATTAAATTGAAGATTAATGGTCAAACTGGTCTTTACTTAATAGAACTAAAAAATAACTTAGGGGAAAAAACTGTCCTTAAAGTTTTTAAATCCTGA
- the folE gene encoding GTP cyclohydrolase I FolE, producing MGDQILKLNIMVDKKLHADIQTPMHAGAFDINDESKIEIIEECFYKIMHTLGLNLEDDSLKKTPHRVAKMFVKEVFSGLNPSNKPDIKLFENKYMYNEMLVEKNITLHSYCEHHFVPIIGKVHVAYISGGEVIGLSKINRLVQFYAKRPQVQERLTKQIADGLVEALKTENVAVIIEADHLCVASRGINDTNSSTVTSCFYGKFKKKSVKSEFKASIV from the coding sequence ATGGGTGACCAGATACTAAAATTAAATATAATGGTTGATAAGAAATTGCATGCTGATATACAGACACCTATGCACGCGGGGGCATTTGATATTAACGATGAGTCAAAAATAGAAATAATTGAAGAATGCTTCTATAAAATCATGCATACTCTCGGGCTCAATCTTGAGGATGATAGTCTAAAAAAAACGCCCCATCGAGTGGCCAAAATGTTTGTCAAAGAGGTATTTAGCGGCTTGAATCCTTCTAACAAGCCTGATATAAAGCTGTTTGAAAATAAATATATGTACAATGAAATGCTTGTTGAAAAAAACATAACACTTCATTCTTATTGTGAACATCATTTTGTCCCTATCATCGGAAAAGTGCATGTTGCTTATATCTCAGGAGGGGAGGTAATCGGTCTTTCTAAAATTAATCGTCTTGTTCAGTTTTATGCCAAAAGGCCACAGGTACAGGAAAGACTTACTAAGCAAATAGCTGATGGGTTGGTGGAAGCGTTAAAGACTGAAAATGTTGCAGTAATTATTGAAGCAGATCACCTTTGTGTAGCCTCTCGCGGAATTAACGATACCAACAGCAGTACTGTTACATCTTGTTTCTATGGCAAGTTCAAAAAGAAATCTGTCAAGTCCGAATTTAAAGCCTCCATTGTATAG
- a CDS encoding D-2-hydroxyacid dehydrogenase family protein — MKVVILDDYQEAVKNLNCYRLLEGHEVTVVQDLHNISATSFAKLKEAEVLVLIRERTKITENFLSSLPNLKLISQTGKIANHIDIEACNKYKVLIADGVGSPIAPAELTWALILNAQRKIPQAIEDMKNGLWQTNIGTTLKGQTLGIWGYGKIGKKIATYAKAFDMTVQVWGSEKSLTNAESDGFIKAQSKEIFFKTSDIVSLNLRLVPETTGIVKLTDLQQMKSESIFVNTSRAELVEKDALIKALKSGKPGFAALDVYEDEPVFDKEFPLLKMPNVICTPHLGYVEKNGYELYFSKAFENINNFAKGRPENIINLHILM; from the coding sequence ATGAAAGTTGTAATTCTAGATGATTATCAGGAAGCTGTAAAAAACTTAAACTGTTACAGACTTTTGGAAGGACATGAAGTGACAGTAGTCCAAGATCTTCACAACATCTCTGCTACCTCTTTCGCAAAACTTAAAGAAGCAGAAGTATTAGTACTAATACGCGAAAGAACAAAAATAACGGAAAACTTTTTATCCAGTTTGCCAAATCTTAAACTAATCAGCCAAACTGGGAAAATTGCAAACCATATCGATATCGAAGCATGTAACAAATATAAAGTGTTGATTGCAGATGGAGTAGGTTCACCGATTGCCCCGGCTGAATTAACTTGGGCACTAATTCTAAATGCCCAAAGAAAAATTCCACAAGCAATTGAAGATATGAAGAACGGTCTGTGGCAAACAAACATTGGGACAACACTAAAAGGCCAAACATTAGGCATATGGGGCTATGGTAAAATTGGCAAGAAAATAGCAACCTACGCAAAAGCTTTCGATATGACTGTGCAAGTTTGGGGTAGTGAAAAGTCTTTGACCAATGCTGAATCCGATGGTTTTATAAAAGCCCAAAGCAAAGAAATATTCTTTAAAACCTCTGATATAGTGTCGCTTAATTTAAGATTAGTACCGGAAACAACCGGCATAGTCAAATTAACAGATTTACAGCAGATGAAAAGTGAATCAATCTTCGTTAATACTAGTCGGGCTGAATTGGTGGAGAAAGACGCTTTAATAAAGGCACTAAAATCAGGAAAACCTGGTTTTGCAGCTTTAGATGTATATGAAGACGAACCTGTTTTCGACAAAGAATTCCCATTATTAAAAATGCCTAATGTAATATGCACGCCTCACTTGGGATATGTCGAAAAAAACGGGTATGAACTATACTTTTCAAAAGCATTTGAAAACATCAATAATTTTGCTAAGGGAAGACCTGAGAATATAATTAATCTTCATATTTTAATGTGA
- a CDS encoding RNA polymerase sigma factor produces METNKTKKSVPPLTDEVIIERILQGETELFEILLRRYNQILYRTVRSYLNDESEIEDVMQDTYINAFQKLYQFNNKASFSTWLIRIGINEALQKNRKLSKVRMRTTSLEEKTYQLPDNTSMNQENKIAQTEKAGFIERAFEKLPEKYRLVFMLNEVEGMNISEISDCLKISQSNVKVRLHRGRTMMKESLLSMVNKAELFEFGNSRCDRIVAYVMETIIKL; encoded by the coding sequence ATGGAAACAAACAAAACAAAGAAATCGGTACCGCCGTTAACGGACGAAGTTATAATTGAACGAATCCTGCAAGGTGAGACTGAACTATTTGAGATTCTGCTTAGGAGATACAATCAAATACTTTATAGAACCGTAAGAAGTTATTTGAACGATGAGAGTGAAATTGAAGACGTTATGCAGGACACATACATCAACGCATTTCAAAAACTATATCAATTCAATAATAAAGCGTCGTTTTCAACTTGGCTAATACGAATAGGAATTAATGAAGCATTGCAAAAAAACAGAAAACTCAGTAAAGTAAGAATGCGAACGACATCATTAGAAGAAAAAACATATCAATTACCAGACAATACGAGTATGAATCAGGAAAATAAAATTGCACAAACAGAGAAAGCGGGTTTTATTGAAAGAGCATTCGAAAAACTTCCCGAAAAATACCGGCTTGTTTTTATGCTTAATGAAGTGGAAGGAATGAATATCTCCGAAATTTCAGATTGTCTTAAAATAAGTCAAAGCAATGTCAAGGTAAGACTTCACCGCGGACGAACAATGATGAAAGAATCACTCCTTAGTATGGTCAATAAAGCTGAGCTATTTGAATTTGGTAATTCAAGATGCGATAGGATTGTTGCTTACGTAATGGAAACAATTATTAAATTATAA
- a CDS encoding FAD-binding oxidoreductase has protein sequence MYYDSKIIHKEWITHDVLKLKLEKPKTFQCKIGQAIELSIDILESFKHFAPFTLTNTNEDDFLEIIVKVYTEKKRLTFWLSEMPLDSKIIISEAWDSYEYKGSGVFIAAGSGITPFIPMIRNLSKANMLGNNTLIYANKKQEDIILRNELTGLLGDNFLNVLSREVTDSCLHGRIDRPFLESRIGNKRLFFYICGPEGFNYSVKENLISLGIAEEKIQVA, from the coding sequence ATGTATTACGACTCAAAAATCATCCATAAAGAATGGATAACGCACGATGTACTGAAATTGAAATTAGAAAAGCCGAAAACATTTCAATGCAAGATTGGACAGGCAATCGAATTGTCAATAGATATTTTAGAATCATTTAAGCACTTTGCCCCATTTACTTTAACTAATACAAATGAAGACGACTTTCTTGAAATAATAGTTAAAGTGTACACAGAAAAAAAAAGGTTGACGTTCTGGCTTTCGGAGATGCCTCTTGATTCCAAAATAATAATTTCTGAGGCTTGGGACTCTTATGAATATAAAGGTAGTGGCGTGTTTATTGCCGCTGGCTCAGGAATCACTCCTTTTATACCAATGATAAGAAATTTGTCAAAAGCAAATATGCTTGGGAATAATACTCTGATTTATGCTAATAAAAAGCAAGAGGATATTATATTGAGAAATGAGCTTACCGGACTGTTGGGCGATAATTTTTTGAATGTCTTGAGCAGAGAAGTAACTGATTCATGTTTACATGGCAGAATTGATAGACCTTTCTTAGAATCTAGAATTGGTAATAAAAGATTATTTTTCTACATCTGCGGTCCTGAGGGATTTAACTATAGTGTCAAGGAAAATTTAATTAGTCTTGGAATTGCTGAAGAAAAAATCCAGGTTGCATAG
- a CDS encoding DUF4142 domain-containing protein, giving the protein MKRINSIKKTLGALLILLVSSYSFGQKQPQLSDPEIASVAVVANQIDISYAEIAIEKSKNKEIKEFATLMMTDHKAVIGQAVALVKKLGVTPKDNAVSQSLLSASEGTKKELKAKKGKDFDKAYIDNEVAYHKAVINAVKDLLIPQSKNVELKSLLQAVLPALESHLAHAEMVQHKFSK; this is encoded by the coding sequence ATGAAAAGAATTAATTCAATTAAAAAAACACTTGGAGCACTACTGATTTTATTAGTGTCATCCTATTCGTTCGGGCAAAAACAACCTCAATTATCAGATCCTGAAATTGCATCAGTTGCCGTAGTCGCTAATCAAATAGATATCAGCTATGCGGAAATAGCAATTGAAAAAAGTAAAAACAAAGAAATTAAAGAGTTTGCGACGTTGATGATGACGGATCACAAGGCTGTTATTGGACAAGCTGTAGCCCTTGTGAAAAAATTGGGTGTTACCCCCAAAGACAATGCTGTTAGTCAGTCATTATTGAGTGCTTCGGAGGGAACTAAGAAAGAGTTGAAAGCAAAAAAAGGAAAAGACTTTGACAAAGCTTATATTGACAATGAGGTTGCTTATCATAAAGCAGTTATTAATGCCGTAAAAGATCTTTTGATTCCACAATCTAAGAATGTTGAATTGAAGTCATTATTACAGGCGGTTTTGCCTGCTTTAGAGTCTCATTTGGCTCATGCTGAAATGGTACAACATAAATTTTCAAAATGA
- a CDS encoding plastocyanin/azurin family copper-binding protein has translation MMTIRMNHFRGILCLLFMTVFVLNVSAQKKVKGPKVYTVIISKMKFTPSELVVEKGSKVVWINKEFYPHDVTDELKKTWSSKPLNQDQSWSKIITKNESYFCNLHKTMKGKIIVK, from the coding sequence ATGATGACTATCAGAATGAATCACTTTAGAGGCATTTTATGCTTGCTTTTTATGACAGTTTTCGTTTTGAACGTTAGTGCTCAAAAAAAGGTTAAAGGGCCTAAAGTGTATACGGTAATCATTTCAAAAATGAAGTTTACGCCTTCTGAATTGGTTGTTGAAAAAGGATCTAAGGTTGTTTGGATCAATAAAGAATTTTATCCGCATGATGTTACTGATGAGTTAAAAAAAACATGGTCTTCGAAGCCATTAAACCAAGATCAAAGTTGGAGTAAAATCATTACAAAGAATGAAAGCTATTTCTGTAACCTTCATAAAACAATGAAAGGTAAAATTATTGTGAAGTAG
- the ccsA gene encoding cytochrome c biogenesis protein — MLHLAFVFIITGAFITRYFGLEGTVSLREGESKQEIVSDKAYLTAEIETKGLQERTVINKPLLLSQFAERNNDFSIRVNHQGKPVELFYSRFVVNAKQVLRQDENGQRYLAIVTIMDNERVDHFIREGDILKTSNVTFTFNKPMLNAINFITGKNGELVVKAPVTGSFLEMATGASGSIVANVDSLLRIKSLYQFNTIQFVVPQLPQRGMLDVISDLKNERREENDALELKIKVGDIVRKVILFGKEKKKGVPEIVILDNLRLKLCYGSREFKIPFKIRLNDFVAEKYPGTLNSYSSFESKVSVLDKNKEMKERIYMNHVLDYDGYRFFQASYHPDEKGTVLAVNHDRLGTNITYFGYTLLYLGLILLLFDKKSRFGIARKKLKNLSKIGFVMTMLFFLLSSVASHGQSIKTSERAAIKVRLDSIINFYAVPPQHADLFSRLVVQDEVGRMKPLNTYSSELLRKISKNDHYNTLNSDQVVISILQQPKVWYNVPLIYLKKDNDSLRKLIGLEAGEKFAALADFFDDSGLYKLANQAKDSYRSALPNQYEKDFIETDKRVNIYYNLLSGRVLNIFPVPNDANNKWISASDARRSKIKGKDLLFVENIIPLYLSSLNSAFDDTNYAKSDSLLHSIERYQLRFGSKVRPSNSKISAELLYNHYDVFKGLFKWYLYVGILMLVFSIISIFRSSKPLGVYLKVMHYLILLLFGLHTLGLICRWYISGHAPWSDAYETIIYISWATMLFGLVLGKKSSLTIASTAFVCSMILMVAHWNWLDPSIANLQPVLNSYWLMIHVAIIVASYGPFTLAMMLGIVSLLMMCFLNDSNKDKLGLSITKVLLITEISMTVGLIMLTIGNFLGGQWANESWGRYWAWDPKETWALISIMIYAFVIHMRLVPILKGKWLFSLFSVFSYYSILMTYFGVNFYLSGLHSYAKGDKVITPVYVYLSLAGLLVLAVFSFYKQKAFLKP, encoded by the coding sequence ATGCTACACTTAGCTTTTGTTTTTATTATAACCGGAGCATTTATCACTAGATATTTTGGACTTGAGGGAACAGTCTCATTAAGAGAAGGGGAAAGTAAACAAGAAATAGTGTCTGACAAAGCTTATTTAACGGCTGAAATTGAAACTAAAGGATTACAAGAGCGGACTGTTATTAATAAACCATTGTTATTATCTCAATTTGCTGAACGTAACAATGATTTTAGTATTCGTGTTAATCATCAAGGTAAACCAGTTGAGCTTTTCTACAGTCGTTTTGTAGTAAATGCAAAACAAGTTTTGAGACAGGATGAGAATGGACAGAGATACCTGGCAATTGTCACGATAATGGATAATGAAAGAGTTGATCACTTTATCCGTGAAGGAGACATTCTTAAGACATCAAATGTTACGTTTACCTTTAATAAACCCATGCTCAATGCCATTAACTTTATAACAGGTAAGAATGGAGAACTAGTGGTTAAAGCACCTGTTACGGGTAGTTTTTTGGAAATGGCTACCGGAGCAAGCGGTAGTATTGTTGCCAATGTTGACTCTTTACTCCGTATAAAAAGCCTTTATCAATTTAATACTATACAATTTGTTGTTCCACAATTACCACAGAGAGGAATGTTGGATGTTATTTCAGATCTGAAAAATGAAAGGAGGGAAGAAAATGACGCTCTTGAACTCAAAATCAAAGTTGGAGATATTGTCAGAAAAGTGATTTTGTTTGGAAAGGAAAAGAAGAAAGGAGTTCCAGAAATTGTGATACTTGATAATTTGAGACTAAAATTATGTTATGGAAGCAGAGAGTTTAAGATCCCTTTTAAAATTAGGCTAAATGATTTTGTTGCAGAAAAATATCCTGGCACGTTAAACAGTTATTCCTCATTTGAAAGCAAGGTTTCTGTTTTGGATAAGAATAAAGAAATGAAAGAAAGAATTTATATGAATCACGTTTTAGATTATGATGGTTATCGTTTTTTTCAGGCTTCTTACCACCCCGATGAGAAAGGGACTGTTTTGGCAGTAAATCATGACCGTCTAGGGACTAACATCACTTACTTCGGATACACATTGTTGTATTTAGGATTGATCTTATTATTGTTTGATAAGAAATCAAGATTTGGAATTGCCCGAAAAAAACTTAAGAATCTCTCAAAGATTGGCTTTGTTATGACGATGCTTTTTTTCCTGTTATCAAGTGTAGCATCTCATGGACAATCAATAAAGACTTCTGAAAGGGCTGCTATTAAAGTACGCTTGGATTCGATTATAAATTTTTATGCTGTTCCTCCCCAGCATGCTGATTTATTCAGTAGATTAGTTGTACAAGATGAAGTTGGGAGAATGAAACCCTTAAATACTTATTCGTCTGAATTGTTAAGGAAGATAAGTAAAAATGATCATTATAACACCTTGAACTCTGACCAGGTTGTGATTTCGATTTTGCAACAACCAAAGGTATGGTATAATGTCCCATTGATATATTTGAAAAAAGATAATGATAGCCTAAGAAAACTAATTGGTTTAGAGGCGGGTGAAAAATTTGCGGCTCTAGCAGATTTTTTTGATGACAGTGGACTGTATAAACTTGCAAATCAAGCTAAAGATTCTTATCGTTCCGCACTACCCAATCAATATGAGAAGGATTTTATAGAAACAGACAAGCGGGTTAATATCTATTATAATCTTTTGAGTGGTCGAGTGCTCAATATATTTCCAGTTCCAAATGATGCTAATAATAAATGGATTTCAGCCTCTGACGCTAGGCGTTCGAAAATTAAAGGTAAAGATTTGCTTTTTGTGGAAAATATCATACCTCTTTACTTAAGTTCTTTAAACTCGGCTTTCGATGACACTAATTACGCTAAATCTGACTCACTGTTGCACAGTATTGAAAGATATCAATTAAGGTTTGGAAGTAAAGTTAGACCCTCTAATTCTAAAATAAGTGCTGAATTGCTTTACAATCATTATGATGTATTCAAAGGACTATTTAAATGGTACCTGTATGTTGGAATTCTTATGCTTGTTTTTTCAATAATCAGCATTTTCAGGTCTTCAAAGCCACTAGGAGTTTATCTAAAAGTAATGCATTATTTGATTCTTTTACTTTTTGGCTTACATACTTTAGGGCTTATTTGCAGATGGTATATTTCGGGTCATGCACCGTGGAGCGATGCTTACGAAACAATCATTTACATAAGTTGGGCTACCATGTTATTCGGATTAGTATTAGGCAAAAAATCAAGTTTGACGATTGCATCAACTGCTTTTGTTTGTTCAATGATACTAATGGTTGCTCATTGGAATTGGCTTGATCCTTCTATTGCCAATTTACAACCGGTTTTAAATTCCTATTGGCTGATGATTCATGTAGCTATAATTGTGGCAAGCTATGGACCTTTTACGTTGGCAATGATGCTAGGAATAGTTTCATTACTTATGATGTGTTTTTTAAATGATTCCAATAAAGATAAATTAGGGCTATCGATAACAAAAGTCCTGCTGATTACAGAAATCTCAATGACTGTCGGACTTATTATGCTAACTATCGGTAATTTTTTAGGCGGCCAATGGGCTAATGAAAGTTGGGGTAGGTATTGGGCATGGGATCCTAAGGAAACCTGGGCATTAATCAGCATAATGATATATGCTTTTGTTATCCATATGAGATTAGTCCCAATTCTAAAAGGCAAATGGCTCTTTTCTTTGTTTAGTGTTTTCTCTTATTATTCGATACTGATGACATATTTTGGGGTTAACTTTTATTTGTCGGGGTTGCATTCCTATGCAAAAGGGGACAAAGTAATTACGCCAGTGTATGTATATCTTTCGTTGGCCGGATTACTGGTGTTGGCAGTATTTTCTTTCTATAAACAAAAGGCCTTTTTAAAACCTTAA
- a CDS encoding transporter, producing MKRYKLLLMSVFFSVNYVNGQCACCAGAATGSSGSFNSNNNGKLTLQKKQFIIENYTEYRNINLKSHSIENQEKHEEEETPLKSIFVNSLGARYGITDKLTLSALIPYVFLQTNSGNDNGVGDLMVVSTFNAYSKNNFNLALQGGLELPTGIQKGSNFDNTTVVVGSGSFDPMIGLLISKRWENNITLQGNGTFKFTTNGFKGNYYGNISVQNISISYSIKELQVKGEQISEDSPYEITETKYRWTIFGGYYGEWLDKIREDDIIDQDSGYYLGFLNLGANFSYDQWSFPLTFSSPIIQNVNGQQNDAGVRVRIGIVKSF from the coding sequence ATGAAAAGATATAAACTATTACTTATGTCTGTTTTTTTTTCTGTAAACTATGTTAATGGTCAATGTGCCTGCTGCGCCGGGGCTGCAACCGGCTCGTCAGGGAGTTTCAATAGTAATAATAACGGAAAGTTAACACTTCAAAAAAAACAGTTTATCATTGAAAATTATACTGAATACCGTAATATCAATTTGAAATCACACTCAATTGAAAATCAAGAAAAGCATGAAGAGGAAGAAACTCCACTCAAGAGTATTTTTGTAAATTCTTTGGGAGCTCGTTATGGGATTACTGATAAGCTCACTTTATCTGCCTTAATCCCTTATGTCTTTTTGCAAACCAATAGTGGTAATGATAATGGTGTTGGTGATTTAATGGTAGTGAGCACATTTAATGCTTATTCTAAAAATAATTTTAACCTAGCCTTACAAGGAGGTCTCGAATTGCCTACGGGAATTCAGAAAGGTTCGAATTTTGATAATACTACTGTTGTTGTCGGTTCAGGCTCATTTGACCCAATGATTGGGTTACTTATTTCAAAGCGATGGGAGAACAATATCACTCTTCAAGGTAATGGCACTTTTAAATTTACCACCAATGGATTTAAAGGAAATTATTATGGAAATATATCAGTCCAAAATATTTCAATCTCCTATAGCATAAAGGAGTTACAAGTTAAAGGAGAACAGATATCTGAAGATTCACCATATGAAATCACTGAAACAAAATACAGATGGACAATTTTTGGCGGTTACTACGGTGAATGGCTCGATAAAATAAGAGAAGATGACATTATAGATCAAGATTCCGGTTATTATCTTGGCTTTCTAAATCTGGGTGCCAATTTCAGTTATGACCAATGGAGCTTTCCATTGACTTTTTCGAGTCCCATTATTCAAAATGTGAATGGGCAACAAAATGACGCGGGAGTTAGAGTAAGAATAGGAATTGTTAAGTCCTTTTAG